The Gouania willdenowi chromosome 7, fGouWil2.1, whole genome shotgun sequence genome includes a window with the following:
- the chdh gene encoding choline dehydrogenase, mitochondrial, whose amino-acid sequence MILLTKLVQTASRRVWTEIPRSLIKDCRCYCSRTLGLFSSSSSSNHLRCFSVSSSYRNPSSPNVGDKTPSYSYVIVGAGSAGCVLANRLSEDSHESVLLLEAGPKDMWFNSVRLSWKIHMPAALTYNLCDNKYNWYYHTLAQEHMNNRVMYWPRGRVWGGSSALNAMVYIRGHAEDYNRWQREGAEGWDYDHCLPYFRKAQCHELGANRYRGGSGPLHVSRGKTNNALHHAFIEAGQQAGYPFTDDMNGYQQEGLGWMDMTIHKGKRWSTASAYLRPALKRPNLRAEVRCLTTRILFDGNRAVGVEYTQNGEKKKVFADKEVILSGGAINSPQLLMLSGVGNADDLKHHSIPVIQHLPGVGSNLQDHLELYVQQQCTQPITLYKAQKPVHMVKIGLEWLTMFTGYGATAHLESGGFIRSRPNVTHPDIQFHFLPSQVIDHGRVASKIEAYQVHVGPMRSTSIGWMKLRSADPLDHPILQPNYLSTDVDVWEFRESVKLSREIFAQKAFDPFRGPEVQPGPQVQSDADIDAFVRQKADSAYHPSCTCKMGVASDPMAVVDSNTRVLGVEKLRVVDASIMPSVVSGNLNAPTIMIAEKAADIIKGLPALVDLKVPVYQPPTLETQR is encoded by the exons ATGATCCTTTTGACCAAACTCGTCCAAACTGCTTCCAGACGAGTTTGGACAGAAATCCCAAGAAGTTTAATAAAAGACTGCAGGTGTTACTGCTCCAGAACGTTGGGTCTctttagctcctcctcctcctccaaccATCTGAGATGCTTCAGTGTCTCATCGTCGTATCGAAACCCTTCCTCACCCAACGTGGGTGATAAGACTCCGTCCTACAGCTATGTGATCGTGGGAGCCGGTTCTGCCGGCTGCGTTCTGGCGAACCGACTCTCAGAGGACTCCCATGAGTctgtgctgctgctggaggCGGGGCCTAAGGACATGTGGTTCAACAGTGTTCGGTTATCGTGGAAGATCCACATGCCAGCAGCTCTGACCTACAACCTCTGTGACAACAA GTATAACTGGTACTACCACACGTTAGCTCAGGAGCACATGAACAACCGGGTCATGTACTGGCCCCGGGGCCGAGTGTGGGGGGGGTCATCTGCCCTCAACGCCATGGTTTACATCCGTGGTCACGCTGAGGATTACAACCGTTGGCAGAGAGAGGGAGCGGAGGGCTGGGACTACGACCACTGTCTGCCCTACTTTAGAAAAGCTCAGTGTCATGAACTGGGAGCAAACCG GTACAGAGGTGGTAGTGGACCTCTCCATGTGTCCAGAGGGAAAACCAACAATGCTCTGCACCATGCGTTCATTGAGGCTGGCCAACAGGCCGGATACCCCTTCACAGATGATATGAATGGATACCAACAGGAAGGCCTGGGCTGGATGGACATGACCATTCACAAAg GGAAGAGATGGAGCACAGCCAGTGCCTACCTCAGACCTGCCCTGAAGAGACCCAACCTGAGGGCTGAAGTACGCTGCCTCACCACCAGGATTCTGTTTGATGGAAACCGAGCTGTTGGAGTGGAATACACACAGaatggagagaaaaagaaa gTTTTTGCAGATAAAGAAGTGATCCTGAGCGGTGGAGCCATCAACTCTCCTCAGCTGCTCATGTTGTCTGGTGTAGGCAACGCAGACGACCTGAAACATCACAGTATTCCTGTGATTCAGCATTTACCAG GTGTTGGTAGTAACCTGCAGGatcacctggagctgtatgtgCAGCAGCAGTGTACTCAACCCATCACCCTGTATAAAGCTCAGAAACCTGTGCACATGGTGAAGATTGGCCTGGAGTGGCTCACAATGTTCACAG GTTATGGAGCGACTGCTCATCTGGAGAGTGGAGGGTTCATCCGCAGTCGACCCAACGTCACACATCCTGACATCCAGTTCCACTTCCTGCCTTCACAAGTCATCGACCACGGACGTGTTGCCTCTAAGATCGAAGCTTATCAG GTTCACGTTGGACCAATGAGAAGCACAAGCATTGGATGGATGAAGCTGAGGAGTGCAGACCCTCTGGACCACCCAATACTCCAGCCTAACTACCTCTCCACCG ATGTGGACGTGTGGGAGTTCAGAGAAAGTGTCAAACTGTCCAGAGAGATTTTTGCCCAGAAGGCGTTCGACCCGTTCCGGGGCCCAGAGGTCCAGCCCGGCCCCCAGGTTCAGTCAGACGCTGACATCGACGCTTTCGTCCGTCAAAAAGCGGACAGCGCCTACCACCCGTCCTGTACCTGTAAGATGGGCGTGGCCTCCGATCCCATGGCCGTGGTGGACTCCAACACGCGTGTCCTCGGTGTGGAGAAGCTGCGTGTGGTGGACGCCTCCATCATGCCCAGTGTAGTGAGTGGAAACCTGAACGCTCCGACTATTATGAtagcagagaaagctgcagaTATTATCAAAGGTTTACCTGCTCTGGTTGACCTGAAGGTACCAGTTTACCAACCGCCCACCCTGGAGACGCAGAGATGA
- the actr8 gene encoding actin-related protein 8, giving the protein MTQAEKEQQDNGKEKEKEREKDREQQRGVKRPIAPPAIPDCPLQEQIQSNFIMVIHPGSRWLRIGRATDTLPVTVPHVIARRHKQSGQERYEDAWLLRDGLNKPESTEQRQNGLKMVDQAIWSRKMSNGVRRTPVSAEQARVYNCQIRPAVLDSSSRVKWTNTSHQPPYVVGEEALYVNPSDCYNVHWPIVRGQLNVHTGPGGSLTAVLADLENIWSHVIHKHLEIPRKDLKYYRCILLVPDIYNRQHVKEVVNMLLLNMGFSALIVHQESVCATFGSGLSSACVVDVGDQKTSLCCVEDGVSHRNSRMCLAYSGADVTRTLFWLLQRAGFPYRECQLTNRLDCQLLQHLKETFCHLHQDISGLQDHEFQTRFPEAPSLLYQVRLGDEKLQAPMALFYPSTFGIVGQKMTSLPYRSHGDSMDPHDEHYLLATQSKQDQSSKSAADRKTVPRPGGGLEGEMSTQGGMVELSDLTRTCGSSGGVVGAQGEMEHGSVHGECLMVGGDMEDSASSHLSRKTSIISQFESKALGLDKAILHSIDCCASDETKRKMYSSILVVGGGLRFHGAQEFLLHRIINKMPPSFRRLVDNVEVITRPKDMDPQLISWKGGAVLACLDTTQEMWIHHREWQRFGVRMLRERAAFVW; this is encoded by the exons ATGACTCAGGCCGAGAAGGAGCAGCAGGACAACGGgaaggagaaagaaaaggagcGGGAGAAGGACCGAGAACAGCAGCGTGGAGTGAAGAGACCCATCGCTCCTCCTGCTATCCCTGATTGTCCTCTACAGGAG CAAATCCAGAGTAACTTCATAATGGTCATCCACCCTGGTTCCAGGTGGCTCCGTATCGGCCGTGCCACAGACACCCTCCCTGTGACGGTTCCTCACGTCATCGCACGCAGACACAAACAAAGTGGACAAGAACGATATGAAGACGCGTGGCTTCTGAGAGACGGTCTAAAT AAACCAGAGAGCACTGAGCAGAGGCAGAACGGGCTGAAGATGGTGGACCAGGCCATCTGGTCCAGGAAGATGTCCAACGGTGTGAGGAGGACCCCCGTCTCTGCTGAACAG gCCAGAGTTTATAACTGCCAGATCCGTCCAGCAGTCCTGGACAGCAGCTCCAGGGTGAAGTGGACCAACACAAGCCATCAGCCTCCTTACGTGGTGGGGGAGGAG GCTCTGTATGTGAACCCGTCAGACTGTTATAACGTCCACTGGCCAATAGTCAGAGGGCAGCTCAACGTGCACACGGGTCCTGGAGGTTCACTGACTGCAGTTCTGGCTGATCTGGAGAACATCTGGAGTCACGTCATCCACAAACATCTGGAGATCCCACGGAAAGATTTAAAG TATTACAGATGTATTCTACTGGTGCCAGATATCTACAACAGACAACACGTTAAGGAGGTGGTCAACATGCTGCTGCTAAACATGGGCTTTTCAG CGTTAATTGTTCATCAGGAGTCCGTGTGCGCTACGTTTGGGAGTGGGTTGAGTAGTGCGTGTGTGGTGGACGTAGGAGACCAGAAAACCAGTCTGTGCTGTGTAGAAGATGGAGTGTCCCATAGAAACTCAAG GATGTGTTTGGCGTACAGCGGCGCAGACGTGACTAGAACGTTGTTCTGGCTTCTACAAAGAGCAGGTTTCCCATACAGAGAGTGTCAGCTGACCAACAGGCTGGACTGTCAGCTGCTGCAGCATCTGAAGGAGACGTTCTGTCATCTACATCAG gacaTATCAGGACTACAGGATCATGAATTTCAGACACGTTTTCCAGAAGCCCCCTCCCTCCTTTACCAAGTTCGGCTCGGAGATGAAAAATTACAG GCGCCGATGGCTCTTTTCTATCCGTCTACGTTTGGGATCGTTGGTCAGAAAATGACGTCACTACCGTATCGTTCCCATGGCGACTCAATGGATCCTCATGATGAACATTATCTACTGGCCACGCAGAGCAAACAGGACCAG TCGTCCAAATCTGCTGCAGACCGTAAGACCGTCCCCCGTCCTGGTGGGGGACTGGAGGGGGAGATGAGCACTCAGGGGGGGATGGTGGAGCTCTCAGACCTGACCAGGACCTGTGGGAGCAGCGGTGGAGTTGTGGGAGCCCAGGGAGAGATGGAGCACGGGTCTGTCCACGGGGAGTGTCTGATGGTGGGAGGAGACATGGAGGACTCCGCCTCCTCCCACCTCTCCAGGAAAACATCCATCATCAGCCAGTTTGAGAGTAAAGCCCTGGGTCTGGATAAAGCCATACTGCACAGCATCGACTGCTGTG CATCAGATGAAACTAAGAGGAAGATGTACAGCTCCATCCTAGTGGTGGGAGGGGGGCTCAGGTTTCACGGAGCTCAGGAGTTTCTTCTTCACCGAATCATCAATAAAATGCCTCCATCCTTCAGACGACTGGTGGACAACGTGGAAGTGATCACACGACCAAAG GACATGGACCCTCAGCTGATCTCTTGGAAGGGGGGGGCGGTGCTGGCCTGTCTGGACACCACCCAGGAGATGTGGATCCACCACAGGGAGTGGCAGCGCTTTGGAGTCAGAATGCTGCGTGAACGAGCTGCTTTTGTTTGGTAG
- the selenok gene encoding selenoprotein K isoform X1: MVYVSNGQVLNSRLQSPWRLSLLVDLFWEAVEFFGLFFKTMFQPDLTKKGQSASSRYSDDRGPPGPPGGRRRMGRITHGAGPNAPPMGGGGUGR, from the exons ATGGTTTACGTGTCCAACG GCCAGGTCCTGAACAGCAGGTTACAGTCTCCATGGAGACTTTCCCTCCTGGTGGATCTGTTCTGGGAAGCAGTGGAATTCTTTGGCCTGTT TTTTAAGACCATGTTCCAGCCAGATTTGACTAAAAAAGGACAGTCGGCTTCTTCCCGCTACAGTGATGACAGAGG TCCTCCGGGTCCCCCTGGTGGTAGGAGGCGAATGGGTCGAATAACCCACGGAGCTGGACCCAACGCTCCACCAATGGgtggaggaggatgaggaag GTAA
- the selenok gene encoding selenoprotein K isoform X2, with the protein MVYVSNGQVLNSRLQSPWRLSLLVDLFWEAVEFFGLFFKTMFQPDLTKKGQSASSRYSDDRGPPGPPGGRRRMGRITHGAGPNAPPMGGGGUGR; encoded by the exons ATGGTTTACGTGTCCAACG GCCAGGTCCTGAACAGCAGGTTACAGTCTCCATGGAGACTTTCCCTCCTGGTGGATCTGTTCTGGGAAGCAGTGGAATTCTTTGGCCTGTT TTTTAAGACCATGTTCCAGCCAGATTTGACTAAAAAAGGACAGTCGGCTTCTTCCCGCTACAGTGATGACAGAGG TCCTCCGGGTCCCCCTGGTGGTAGGAGGCGAATGGGTCGAATAACCCACGGAGCTGGACCCAACGCTCCACCAATGGgtggaggaggatgaggaaggTGA